A window of the Scophthalmus maximus strain ysfricsl-2021 chromosome 8, ASM2237912v1, whole genome shotgun sequence genome harbors these coding sequences:
- the ppp1r12c gene encoding protein phosphatase 1 regulatory subunit 12C isoform X2, producing the protein MGDSARTKRREQLKRWAGSCTDKASAVPRRRWRGDAEDGAGEPEAELSDPPREQPVSVGTDEVSPLLKRRKSVRFDRAAEFLAACASGDTEEAQVMLMEAEDTKTTDREDVVEIINCSNADGITALHQACIDGSMEIVTFLLERGANVNQVDSEGWTPLHVAASCGYSDIAEFLLQQGASLSAVNCDGDVPLDIALEETTDSLLQGYTLRQGVDLEAAKRLEEEQIMRDARTWLTEGPPPDVRHPKTGATPLHVAAAKGYLEALKILCQCGLDVSAMDFDGWTPLHAAAHWGQGEACYILAEQLCNMESRSNAGQTPFDVADESVEELLEELSQKQANWRNEQSILDRQNQPGPTAANAQNRRRRSSVCRMSSKDKMNVQDQSKERGVSGDLELSEEKESSPESSTVSSPDTESVATSTVSPADKTLEEKDEEEKEQDKANRTARVQPTPQTRDPESPNTPNADRRKFQAPVRDEESESQRKARSRLMRQSRRSTQGVTLTDLKEAEKTVAKAADPPPRNIQPVSPIVTITPDERDTDPVRQAEQEGERRLAVKDRRRGRKERRSTGIVQPGGENEDEDGHLDDANSISTSNESQQEDFSADYRTLYLKVLQENLALKDKLQEMELLLSQNKVELERLRQSQENSTDRPALLELERFEKLALQRKAVELEDELKVLGDLRADNQRLKDENAALIRVISKLSR; encoded by the exons ATGGGGGACTCTGCGAGGACCAAGCGGCGGGAGCAGCTGAAGCGCTGGGCCGGCTCCTGCACCGACAAAGCGTCGGCCGTGCCCAGGCGGAGGTGGCGGGGCGATGCCGAGGACGGTGCTGGGGAGCCGGAGGCCGAGCTGAGCGACCCCCCACGGGAGCAGCCAGTGTCTGTGGGCACGGATGAAGTCAGCCCCCTCCTCAAACGACG GAAAAGCGTGAGGTTCGACAGGGCCGCAGAGTTCCTGGCTGCTTGTGCCAGTGGGGACACGGAGGAGGCCCAGGTGATGCTGATGGAGGCGGAAGACACCAAAACGACGGACAGGGAAGATGTGGTAGAAATCATCAACTGCTCTAACGCTGATGGAATCACAGCTCTACACCAG GCCTGCATAGATGGCAGCATGGAGATCGTGACCTTCCTTTTGGAGCGCGGTGCCAACGTGAACCAGGTTGACAGCGAGGGATGGACACCGCTGCATGTCGCCGCCTCCTGCGGCTATTCTGACATTGCAGA aTTCCTTTTGCAGCAGGGCgcatctctctctgcagtgaacTGTGATGGTGACGTTCCTCTGGACATCGCTTTGGAGGAGACCACCGATTCTCTTCTTCAGGGCTACACTCTGAGACAGG GTGTGGACTTGGAGGCAGCTAAGCGGCTGGAGGAGGAACAAATCATGAGAGACGCCCGGACATGGCTAACTGAGGGCCCACCTCCCGATGTGCGACACCCCAAGACTGGGGCCACCCCGCTGCATGTGGCTGCAGCCAAAGGCTACCTGGAGGCCCTCaa GAtactgtgtcagtgtgggcTGGATGTGTCCGCTATGGACTTTGACGGCTGGACACCTCTCCATGCCGCAGCACACTGGGGTCAGGGGGAGGCCTGTTACATTCTGGCTGAACAACTGTGCAATATGGAATCCCGCAGCAACGCG GGCCAGACGCCATTTGATGTTGCGGATGAAAGTGttgaggagctgctggaggagctaTCACAGAAACAAGCCAAT TGGCGTAATGAACAGTCCATACTGGACCGGCAAAACCAACCAGGCCCCACTGCTGCAAACGCACAAAACAGACGGCGAAG GAGCTCAGTGTGCAGGATGAGCAGTAAAGACAAGATGAACGTGCAGGACCAGTCAAAAGAGAGGGGCGTCTCTGGAGACCTGGAGCTGAGcgaggagaaagagagcagcCCCG AAAGCTCAACTGTGTCTAGTCCAGACACGGAGAGTGTGGCCACATCTACAGTCAGCCCTGCTGATAAG ACGCTGGAggagaaagacgaggaggagaaggagcaggacaaGGCGAACCGCACTGCTAGAGTCCAGCCCACTCCTCAGACGAGGGACCCTGAGAGTCCCAACACCCCCAACGCTGACAGACGCAA GTTCCAGGCTCCAGTAAGAGACGAAGAGTCTGAATCTCAGAGGAAAGCTCGCTCTCGACTGATGCGCCAGTCCCGCCGCTCCACACAG GGTGTGACTCTAACAGACCTGAAAGAAGCAGAGAAGACTGTGGCGAAAGCTGCAGATCCACCACCTCGCAACATCCAGCCCGTCAGTCCCATCGTCACCATCACGCCTGATGAAAGGG ACACAGACCCGGTGAGGCAGgcggagcaggagggagagagacgtcTGGCAGTAAAGGaccggaggagagggaggaaggagagacgcTCCACTGGCATCGTTCAGCCAGGAGGAGAG AATGAAGACGAGGATGGTCATCTGGATGATGCAAACAGTATTAGCACTTCCAA cgagaGTCAACAGGAAGACTTCTCAGCTGATTACAGGACG CTGTACTTAAAGGTACTGCAGGAAAACCTGGCTCTGAAGGACAAGCTGCAGgagatggagctgctgctcagccaAAACAAAGTGGAGCTGGAGAGACTACGACAG AGCCAAGAGAACAGCACAGACAGACCGGCCCTGCTGGAGCTCGAGAGATTT GAGAAGTTGGCCCTCCAGAGGAAGGCAGTGGAACTGGAGGACGAGCTGAAG GTTCTGGGGGACCTCAGAGCAGACAACCAGAGGCTCAAGGACGAGAACGCCGCCCTCATTCGAGTCATCAGCAAACTCTCAAGATGa
- the ppp1r12c gene encoding protein phosphatase 1 regulatory subunit 12C isoform X1 yields the protein MGDSARTKRREQLKRWAGSCTDKASAVPRRRWRGDAEDGAGEPEAELSDPPREQPVSVGTDEVSPLLKRRKSVRFDRAAEFLAACASGDTEEAQVMLMEAEDTKTTDREDVVEIINCSNADGITALHQACIDGSMEIVTFLLERGANVNQVDSEGWTPLHVAASCGYSDIAEFLLQQGASLSAVNCDGDVPLDIALEETTDSLLQGYTLRQGVDLEAAKRLEEEQIMRDARTWLTEGPPPDVRHPKTGATPLHVAAAKGYLEALKILCQCGLDVSAMDFDGWTPLHAAAHWGQGEACYILAEQLCNMESRSNAGQTPFDVADESVEELLEELSQKQANWRNEQSILDRQNQPGPTAANAQNRRRRSSVCRMSSKDKMNVQDQSKERGVSGDLELSEEKESSPESSTVSSPDTESVATSTVSPADKTLEEKDEEEKEQDKANRTARVQPTPQTRDPESPNTPNADRRKFQAPVRDEESESQRKARSRLMRQSRRSTQGVTLTDLKEAEKTVAKAADPPPRNIQPVSPIVTITPDERDTDPVRQAEQEGERRLAVKDRRRGRKERRSTGIVQPGGENEDEDGHLDDANSISTSNESQQEDFSADYRTLYLKVLQENLALKDKLQEMELLLSQNKVELERLRQVRQSQENSTDRPALLELERFEKLALQRKAVELEDELKVLGDLRADNQRLKDENAALIRVISKLSR from the exons ATGGGGGACTCTGCGAGGACCAAGCGGCGGGAGCAGCTGAAGCGCTGGGCCGGCTCCTGCACCGACAAAGCGTCGGCCGTGCCCAGGCGGAGGTGGCGGGGCGATGCCGAGGACGGTGCTGGGGAGCCGGAGGCCGAGCTGAGCGACCCCCCACGGGAGCAGCCAGTGTCTGTGGGCACGGATGAAGTCAGCCCCCTCCTCAAACGACG GAAAAGCGTGAGGTTCGACAGGGCCGCAGAGTTCCTGGCTGCTTGTGCCAGTGGGGACACGGAGGAGGCCCAGGTGATGCTGATGGAGGCGGAAGACACCAAAACGACGGACAGGGAAGATGTGGTAGAAATCATCAACTGCTCTAACGCTGATGGAATCACAGCTCTACACCAG GCCTGCATAGATGGCAGCATGGAGATCGTGACCTTCCTTTTGGAGCGCGGTGCCAACGTGAACCAGGTTGACAGCGAGGGATGGACACCGCTGCATGTCGCCGCCTCCTGCGGCTATTCTGACATTGCAGA aTTCCTTTTGCAGCAGGGCgcatctctctctgcagtgaacTGTGATGGTGACGTTCCTCTGGACATCGCTTTGGAGGAGACCACCGATTCTCTTCTTCAGGGCTACACTCTGAGACAGG GTGTGGACTTGGAGGCAGCTAAGCGGCTGGAGGAGGAACAAATCATGAGAGACGCCCGGACATGGCTAACTGAGGGCCCACCTCCCGATGTGCGACACCCCAAGACTGGGGCCACCCCGCTGCATGTGGCTGCAGCCAAAGGCTACCTGGAGGCCCTCaa GAtactgtgtcagtgtgggcTGGATGTGTCCGCTATGGACTTTGACGGCTGGACACCTCTCCATGCCGCAGCACACTGGGGTCAGGGGGAGGCCTGTTACATTCTGGCTGAACAACTGTGCAATATGGAATCCCGCAGCAACGCG GGCCAGACGCCATTTGATGTTGCGGATGAAAGTGttgaggagctgctggaggagctaTCACAGAAACAAGCCAAT TGGCGTAATGAACAGTCCATACTGGACCGGCAAAACCAACCAGGCCCCACTGCTGCAAACGCACAAAACAGACGGCGAAG GAGCTCAGTGTGCAGGATGAGCAGTAAAGACAAGATGAACGTGCAGGACCAGTCAAAAGAGAGGGGCGTCTCTGGAGACCTGGAGCTGAGcgaggagaaagagagcagcCCCG AAAGCTCAACTGTGTCTAGTCCAGACACGGAGAGTGTGGCCACATCTACAGTCAGCCCTGCTGATAAG ACGCTGGAggagaaagacgaggaggagaaggagcaggacaaGGCGAACCGCACTGCTAGAGTCCAGCCCACTCCTCAGACGAGGGACCCTGAGAGTCCCAACACCCCCAACGCTGACAGACGCAA GTTCCAGGCTCCAGTAAGAGACGAAGAGTCTGAATCTCAGAGGAAAGCTCGCTCTCGACTGATGCGCCAGTCCCGCCGCTCCACACAG GGTGTGACTCTAACAGACCTGAAAGAAGCAGAGAAGACTGTGGCGAAAGCTGCAGATCCACCACCTCGCAACATCCAGCCCGTCAGTCCCATCGTCACCATCACGCCTGATGAAAGGG ACACAGACCCGGTGAGGCAGgcggagcaggagggagagagacgtcTGGCAGTAAAGGaccggaggagagggaggaaggagagacgcTCCACTGGCATCGTTCAGCCAGGAGGAGAG AATGAAGACGAGGATGGTCATCTGGATGATGCAAACAGTATTAGCACTTCCAA cgagaGTCAACAGGAAGACTTCTCAGCTGATTACAGGACG CTGTACTTAAAGGTACTGCAGGAAAACCTGGCTCTGAAGGACAAGCTGCAGgagatggagctgctgctcagccaAAACAAAGTGGAGCTGGAGAGACTACGACAGGTTCGGCAG AGCCAAGAGAACAGCACAGACAGACCGGCCCTGCTGGAGCTCGAGAGATTT GAGAAGTTGGCCCTCCAGAGGAAGGCAGTGGAACTGGAGGACGAGCTGAAG GTTCTGGGGGACCTCAGAGCAGACAACCAGAGGCTCAAGGACGAGAACGCCGCCCTCATTCGAGTCATCAGCAAACTCTCAAGATGa